A region from the Pelecanus crispus isolate bPelCri1 chromosome 11, bPelCri1.pri, whole genome shotgun sequence genome encodes:
- the MYL2 gene encoding myosin regulatory light chain 2, ventricular/cardiac muscle isoform isoform X1 translates to MGLFLTLSGMYLLFQPGGREGLTLRRLLQQHRQLCEAMAPKKAKKRIEGANSNVFSMFEQAQIQEFKEAFTIMDQNRDGFIDKADLRDTFAALGRLNVKNEEIEEMIKEAPGPINFTVFLTMFGEKLKGADPEETILNAFKVFDPEGKGLKSAYIKEMLMTQGERFSQEEIDQMFAAFPPDMSGNLDYKNLVHVITHGEEKD, encoded by the exons ATGGGGTTATTTTTAACCCTGAGTGGGATGTATTTATTGTTTCAGCCCGGGGGAAGGGAGGGACTGACTCTGAGGCGCCTCTTGCAGCAACATCGGCAGCTGTGTGAAGCCATG GCACCCAAGAAAGCCAAGAAGAGGATTGAAGGTGCGAATTCCAACGTCTTCTCCATGTTCGAGCAGGCCCAGATCCAGGAATTCAAAGAG GCGTTCACCATCATGGATCAGAACCGGGACGGCTTCATCGACAAGGCGGATCTGAGAGACACGTTTGCTGCACTCG GGCGCCTGAATGTGAAAAATGAGGAGATTGAGGAGATGATAAAGGAGGCACCTGGCCCAATCAACTTCACCGTGTTCCTCACCATGTTTGGGGAGAAACTCAAGG GTGCTGACCCAGAGGAGACGATCCTGAATGCATTCAAGGTGTTCGATCCGGAGGGGAAAGGCCTGAAATCTGCCTA CATCAAAGAAATGCTGATGACGCAGGGCGAGAGGTTTTCCCAGGAAGAG ATCGATCAGATGTTCGCAGCCTTCCCTCCAGACATGTCAGGCAACCTGGATTACAAGAACCTTGTCCATGTCATTACACACGGCGAAGAGAAGGACTAG
- the MYL2 gene encoding myosin regulatory light chain 2, ventricular/cardiac muscle isoform isoform X2 yields MFEQAQIQEFKEGLKHSVPIQPHGRRSRGVLKPLQRPTALPVLLLCFQAFTIMDQNRDGFIDKADLRDTFAALGRLNVKNEEIEEMIKEAPGPINFTVFLTMFGEKLKGADPEETILNAFKVFDPEGKGLKSAYIKEMLMTQGERFSQEEIDQMFAAFPPDMSGNLDYKNLVHVITHGEEKD; encoded by the exons ATGTTCGAGCAGGCCCAGATCCAGGAATTCAAAGAG GGCTTGAAGCACTCTGTTCCCATCCAACCCCatgggaggaggagcaggggggtaCTAAAGCCTTTGCAAAGGCCGACAGCTCTCCCTGTCCTCCTCCTATGCTTCCAGGCGTTCACCATCATGGATCAGAACCGGGACGGCTTCATCGACAAGGCGGATCTGAGAGACACGTTTGCTGCACTCG GGCGCCTGAATGTGAAAAATGAGGAGATTGAGGAGATGATAAAGGAGGCACCTGGCCCAATCAACTTCACCGTGTTCCTCACCATGTTTGGGGAGAAACTCAAGG GTGCTGACCCAGAGGAGACGATCCTGAATGCATTCAAGGTGTTCGATCCGGAGGGGAAAGGCCTGAAATCTGCCTA CATCAAAGAAATGCTGATGACGCAGGGCGAGAGGTTTTCCCAGGAAGAG ATCGATCAGATGTTCGCAGCCTTCCCTCCAGACATGTCAGGCAACCTGGATTACAAGAACCTTGTCCATGTCATTACACACGGCGAAGAGAAGGACTAG